The Manihot esculenta cultivar AM560-2 chromosome 17, M.esculenta_v8, whole genome shotgun sequence genome contains the following window.
TCTCGCATGCTCTTAATGGTTCCCTTGATGTTATTCCCACGCTTTGCATTCAATGGAGAAAATTGAACCTTGACCAGAATCTCACAGTCCTCTGATTGATAATTTGTTAAGTTTTCAAGAAGGAATATTGGACGTGAACAGCCAATCATGCACAGAACACCTGTCTCATTATCATATGTCCCTTCAGCTGAAATTTCTATAGATTCATTTGACAAAAGCTTATTACCCATCTTAAAATCAGAAGCAGTAGTGAAGCTCATCTTGTAGCTAATATTTAGAAGACCACTGTTTGCATTCATTTGATAGGGCTCGAAAAGCTGATCACCCACGAACAATGGGGATGAATAACCTTGTGCTGTTTGCCTTTCACTATTTCTCACTGACATATGGAATCTCATGTCTGACGAATAAGCATTGGGATATGCCTTTCCTGTGCCTCTCATGTTCTGTTTTGGACAAGATTTACTTATCCTGTCAAGCATAGTGTACTGATACTTCAGGCCTGGAAGGCCCCTCATCCTATTCCCAGAACCATGGAATCTGATTTCATTGAAATAGCCAGTCTCATTTACAGATATGGAGCTCAAAATTTTTCCCACAACAGTATTCCGTTGTGTAATGTTCAAGATTCTAGGGAACCTCAAACTCAATTGAATTGAGCAATCCCCAATAGAAGCATTAACTAATGAATCCTTTAAATGCAAGACTCGACAAGCAACCACACAGAGTCTGTCCTTCTTCTCATCCCACACTCCCTCACCAATTAACATTCTATTAGGATCAAATACTCTCTCATAACTGAAAGGTCCAGAGCCAAAATAACCAGAGTTTGAGAATCCTATCAAAGCCCGAATTCCACCTTCACGTTCACATCTAATTCCTTGAATTGTCATAAACAAGGGCAAAGTCCCAGAATAGCCACCAAGAGGATCGCACTTACCACCACCATTATGATCACACTCGTTTCCATACTCCAATTCAAAAGTCCTAGCGTACTTATACAATTGGCTTAAACAAGCACTGGGATCTAACCAATCTAGATGTAAATTATCGTCTTCTTCACCACCATCACTTCCATCAAAGCACAAGCCACTGCTACCTCTGTTTATCAATGTGTACTTATATTCACCGAAATGAGGTATACCCAAAACCGAAATTGGCTCAAAATAACCCGAACTGCCCTTGTTATTCAGACTCTCCAAAACTCCACTAATCAAGCTACTAATATTACTAAAATTCACGGGATAATTAAGCTTTAGAACAACATTCGAAGAACTTACAACACCCAAATTTGCATGACTCGATCCAGATCCCACCATACACAGCTTCCCAGTATCCATGGACCAAAACCCATAAAGCTCGAAACTCAAAGACCCTGCACGGATCGGAATTCTCGGTGGACGGAATCGGATCTCCCTCAAATTGCGTTTCCACGTCAGGTTAAAGTGTGCAGGAATGTGGAATCTGAGAGTCGCTTGGAACTTAAGCACGTGAGGAGTCTGAGTAAGAGAAATAGTATTTCTCTTTGGGTGGAAAGAGAGCGAAATGGCAGAAAAATCGGCTGTGACAGCTCTTTTCGGGAGGATTTGATGGCCGCCGGTGAAATAAGCAATATCAAAGTGAAGGACTTTGTCTTGGCCAAGAGCAAAGTTCATGCGGGTCTCAGTAGATGGAGATTCTGGGACGATGTGGTTACAGTGTTGTGCATAATAAGCAAGGAAATTCGAATATGAAATTGAAGTTGCTGCAGCTGCTGAGATAGCCAGgtgacaaaaataaaaaaagataagaagGTTAGCGAAAGAGAATTTAACAATTTTTGAAGGGTATTTTAGGAAACGGCATTTCTGCAATGGAAAATTTTGAGGAGCATCGCCAGTTTCCTCCATTAGTCCTCTGCCGATGGCGAAGAAAATCCCCATAAAAGAAGTAGCCCTCCGTGGCCTTTTATATATCGGTTTCTCGGGTGTTTGTCACAATATCCGACCCGGATTCCTATCCTTTCCTCTTGGGCATGGGCATATCTCATATCTGGGCTCTTTTCCAAAATTTTCAGGGCGTGTTTGGTTGtggatattttttatttcatgtcAAAGTAATTTTCTAGAGGAAAATTTAGAAACCAGATCATATGGCAACAACCAAACAAATTGCTAGTGGGTATTTCTGAACTTTATCCACAACATGTTTCTAGTAGGGAGGATTGGAGTCTCCTACTAATCGGCAACATTAAATTTAAGTGTGACGTGAATTCgactaattatttattttaataataattattataattataaaaattatatttatgatAGTTGGATTACTAACATCTACGGCCTAAATAGAATTTTATATAAGAGTTAAACTCATACCATTAATATACAATCTATCTTCAATCGAGCCGGTCGGACCGATCGAAATTAAAATTCGCAAAAAGAATCCAGCTCCTCTGATATGATGGGAGCAGAGAACAACACGACTCTATCAGTACGAACGTTCGAAGGAAATCAAATGACACTCCAACAATAATTAGAAAACAACTAGTTCTGTACGTTCGTACCGTAGAgtaatatcaaaatattttattaatttatttttaaaatcaattatatatatatatatatatatataatgagatCATTATAATTTATCTACACAATGAAAACCATAAAGCAGTTTAGCACACCAAtccaaacttttattttaatttatttattcttggtagtaTTGCAGTCTGCAACCCATAACATAGTTCTGTTACAATACATAATAATACAATAACACCAGGAAGGATTTTCATAGTTTCCCTTCCAActctccttttttctttttatttatttatttttttcccaaAAACAAGCACAGAAGACTATCCTTCACCAAGGACATGTTGATATGATACAGATTATACATATTTTACAAATATGTTGGTATGGCCATTCACCTTCTCTAGTCTGTGAATTGGCTGCAATCAATTCCTTTAGCAGAAAATGCCTCCACAAGTTTTGGGAAGAGCTTACCAAGCATGATTTTGAATCCTGTAGAACTTCCCTGTTGAGTTTCATGCTCAATCTGTCCACAGCCAAAAGGGTATGCCACTGGAGCTCCTTCCATATATGCCTTGTAAGCTGACACAATATATTCAGCTCTTTGCCTCAAATGCTCCTCTATGAGTGCCTCAAAATGCTGCACCATTATACATCATCAATGGTTACAAAGTTGCCACATAAGATATTAGTTCGTGATTGGTCACTATCTAAATGCATTTTACCTTTGGTGGCTGGCGAATTAAGTACAGCATGGACTTCCACGTCACGATGAATGCATTCTCATTGTAGCTCACTGAATTTTTCTCTCCCTCAGCTCTTCCTATTTGCATATCATACCCAGCCTCATTGAAATAAGGCTTTTCATTAAGCACAAGAGCTTGCAGGGAGAGAAGAACTTGCATAACACTGGAGCTCTCTGGATTCCACACTTCAGTTCCTGTGCCTGTCCATGTATTGAGGAGACTGAGGCAGACCTTTCCGGACTCGTATAAATTCGGATTGACACGAAGCCCACCAGAGCGGTAATGCACCAACTAGACGAGATTACATCAGCAATTATGTTTCACACAATGCGAGTATAGTATACAGATTACAGACAGCTACATATTGGACTCCCTAATTTTAGCAAATTGGATGTCCTTGGATAAATTTGCAGGTAGCTGCTTATTCAAGCATCATTAGACAGGTAAAATTTTGGATTGTCTAGATTAGGCGACTTACAGGAGTTTCATGAGGATAATCTGGAGGAAGATATATATCAAAGAAGAACAGCCCATCATGATATGGAGTTCCAGGTGCACCAACAATGGCTGCTCCAAGGAGATCCATCCTGTCCTCATACACACGAACATATATTGATTCTGTTGAGATTATCATTGATCTAATCAGAAAAAACATATCATACTTGAAGAATGAAACAATTTTCTTAGACTAACACTCAAATGCTAACCAGGAAGATCTTTCTCTAGGTTACTccattcttcttggactttcTTCAACCAACTTCTCTTCACC
Protein-coding sequences here:
- the LOC110605249 gene encoding uncharacterized protein LOC110605249, which translates into the protein MGIFFAIGRGLMEETGDAPQNFPLQKCRFLKYPSKIVKFSFANLLIFFYFCHLAISAAAATSISYSNFLAYYAQHCNHIVPESPSTETRMNFALGQDKVLHFDIAYFTGGHQILPKRAVTADFSAISLSFHPKRNTISLTQTPHVLKFQATLRFHIPAHFNLTWKRNLREIRFRPPRIPIRAGSLSFELYGFWSMDTGKLCMVGSGSSHANLGVVSSSNVVLKLNYPVNFSNISSLISGVLESLNNKGSSGYFEPISVLGIPHFGEYKYTLINRGSSGLCFDGSDGGEEDDNLHLDWLDPSACLSQLYKYARTFELEYGNECDHNGGGKCDPLGGYSGTLPLFMTIQGIRCEREGGIRALIGFSNSGYFGSGPFSYERVFDPNRMLIGEGVWDEKKDRLCVVACRVLHLKDSLVNASIGDCSIQLSLRFPRILNITQRNTVVGKILSSISVNETGYFNEIRFHGSGNRMRGLPGLKYQYTMLDRISKSCPKQNMRGTGKAYPNAYSSDMRFHMSVRNSERQTAQGYSSPLFVGDQLFEPYQMNANSGLLNISYKMSFTTASDFKMGNKLLSNESIEISAEGTYDNETGVLCMIGCSRPIFLLENLTNYQSEDCEILVKVQFSPLNAKRGNNIKGTIKSMREKLDPLYFGQLDVSSNSIYTSQAAESIWRMDMEITLVLISNTLACVFVGLQLYHAKKNPDVLPFISFVMLVVLTLGYMIPLLLNFEALFVANHNRQDVFLESGGWLEVNEVIVRVVTMVAFLLQFRLLQLSWSARQSNGNHKSLWLAEKRVLYLALPLFVGGGLTAWYVHQWKNSYRRPYLRPRHMGYQRDYLWIYLKSYAGLILDGFLLPQIMYNIFSNSRENILTSPFYVGTTIVRVLPHAYDLYRAHNSTWSLDLSYIYGNHKQDFYSTAWNIIIHFGGLLFAALIYLQQRFGGRCIIPKRFRGNPEYEKVPVVNSEEMQEAVH